Part of the Paracoccus sp. S3-43 genome, ATCTGAAGGGCGCGAGCGAACTGACGACCGTCTACTGGCTCGAAAAGGTGGCTATCATGGATGATGAAGCCTGGGCCTTCGCCGCGCCCTTTTGCCAATGCAGCGAGGGTGAGGTCGAAACAGAAGACTTCCATGCTCATCACACCGGCGCTGCCATCAGCGGGGGTCTGTGGCAGGAAGCGCAGACCCGTATCAGTGGCTGAAATAGCCAGTTGGCCGGGCTTCTCGTATAGACGCTCCGAGATTTCCGAGAAGGTTCGGCTTGCTGTATCTATAATCATGGACCGCTCGCGACGGTCCTGACGCAGCGCGCGAACAGCTTCCTCCACCTCACGCTCAAGCGACTCGACGCGGTCTTCTAGCTTTCGGGCTTCCTGCAGACGTCCCTCAAGCTGCTTAAGTTCGGATTCGCGTCCGGCAAGCTCATCGCGCAGCCGAAGCAATTCGTCTGCTGGGCCGCTTGCGCGCAATGATCGGGTGATATTACGGCGGCGTTCTTCAATCCGCTCGCGAAGCGGTTGGCGATTCGTGATACGCTCCTGCGCCGCGGCGATCTCGTTCCTGAGATGGGATTGCCGGTTTTCGAGCAGCTTCTCGTGGAAGCGACGGACCTCTTCATAGCGATCGGTCACGAGGTCGGGGAAGATTATCCTCGCTTCATCAAACAATCGGGCGATGTCCGGTGCATCAGTGAAGACCTCCGCCTCCAAAGTCCGCGCGTTGACGTCGATCGCCTCCTGATCGATCACATCGCTATCGGATAAATCGCGAAAGTCATGATTCAATTTCGCGAGCTCGCGCTCCAGTTCGCGAAATGCGGGCAGGACATTGAATGCTTCGATCCGCTCTGCGAGACGATCGCGACCGAGCTTTACAGAAGCGATCTGTGCTTCAAGCTGAGCCTCTAGGTCAGCGCGCTTGGCCCCCTCCGCCGCAGCACTATCAAGGGCAGCCAGAGCTTTCTGTGCATTCTTGGTTTGCTTTAGCGCGGCCTTTGCTTGGTGCAGGTGACGCACCAGTTCGGCGTCGAGGCCGAACAGGTGGGCGAGTGAGGTTTCAGTCACAGCGGCGGACTGGCTCCGGAAGGTTCGTGTAGGGCTATCAAGGCCGCCATCCCTCTTGCGGCGGGCGAAATAGGTCACGAGCTGTCGGTAAGAGACATCGCCGTTGCCGCGCTTCTCCCCGAGCCCGAACCATTCCTGGCCGAGCCGCTTGCACCACTGGGCGTTTTGAATGCGATCTACGCCAGAAGTTGGCGAGCTAATAGAGACCTGCTTGGAATTGGCGACGCTGCGCGTGACCTCTATACGCTCAGGGCCCACATCGAGCTCGAGCGTGAAATTCCATTCGGCCAACTCGGGTGCAGCTAGGGCGCCCTCGGGCTTTCCGCCGAGAAGAAAGTGAATCAAGTCGATGGCGCTCGATTTACCGGCTCCGTTGCGGCTACGCCTCTCGCCGTCGTCGCCACTATCGGTGCGCGTCGCTAAAATTATGTTGAGACCTGGTCGGAAGTTCAACGTCCTGAATCCTGACCGGTCAGATGATAAGCGGTGCAGCATCACTGGCCTCCGACGCGACGACGAATGAGTCCGTCGTCGGTGATCGAGACCAATTTCATCATAAAGAGTAAGTCAATAGCGAGGATGAAGAAGGCATATGAAACCGGATGAGCCTCCTGCTGCATTCGAAATTCATCCCAGATGCCGGAGACCGTACGCGGGGAGCCGAGACCGTCAAAAACCTTGCCAGCCAGCGTGAGCAGTGCACGATCTGGACTGATATTCTTTGTTGGAAGGATCACGGCGCAAATTCCACCACTGGAATCTCAAATATCTGACAAGTTTCGAAAAAGCGTGTCACGATCGCTAGAGCTGCGGTGTCGCGCTCTGCGTCGCCCGTGCCGCCGCCTGCGAAGACTACCATCTCCCTGAATATGTGATCGGGTTCAAGACCCGACGTGCGGCATTCTGCGTACCGGGCCTTGAACCCTTGTGCCATACGTTCCGGTTCCTCCGGATCGGGTTGGTCGTGCAAGTAGTCTTCGACCTTCATGACGCCGGTCTGGCCGATCGAAAGAAAGTGGCGCGTCGCATCGGATAATGTGTTGAAGCTCACCTTGGTCGCGAGGTCGGCGGAGAGTGGCACGGGCTCGTTCGGATCGATGGCGATGGCGCGGCGGATCAAGGTGAGGGCTCGCCCCAGATTCGCGTAGGTGATCCTTGCCATATCCGTCGCCCGGGGCGCACGGCCATAGAGCCGCGCACGCTCCTCTGCCGGCAAGCTCCGGAGCAGGCCTAGAATGTCGGACCGAGTAAGCGGTCCCGCCGGAACCTTCAGTTCGTCGGCAAGCTGACCTATCTTGCGCACCAGTTCTGAAGGTAGCTTGTCGCGATAAAGATTGACTACGAATTTCCACTCTTGAAGCTGAGCACCCCAATGCTCCTTCGCTCCACGGAAATCTTCTTCAATCTTCGCTAGAGCGTCGTCGACGTTTGCCTGTCCGTAGCGGGGACCATAGCACTGATATACGGTGCCGGTTGAAAGCCGGAACCCATCGCACTTCAGGTCGCCACGTCGCCCCATGGGAATTGTAGGCGTGAAGTCATCTTTCCAGAGCGACTTTGCAACCAACTGAAATCGCGTTTCGAATGCGTCACCTTCGAGATCTTTTAAATCCGATTCGGCGCGGAGGCGCTGCCATTCCCAATCAAATTCGTCCATTCGCCCCTCATTCTCCGCTGCCAACTGCCCATCGATCCCACAAACAAATGTCGAACCTCTCAGTTTGGCCAACGCCAGCTATAGCGATTTTGCGGCCATAGTGGATGGGTCGCAAGAGACTTAAGGCGCCGCTCGGTGGGCGAACCAGTTCGCCTCATTATGAGGACTTAATTGTCCTGCCGCACCTCAAGGCATCCCTGTCGCCGTAAACATCGATAGCAGCACGCAATCCCGCTGCGTGCTTTATGATCTCGATAAGCGCAAACACAATATGTTTCAGTATTTTAGTGAAATTGTGGCCTCGTCACGAGGCAATTCCCTTAATCAAAAAGGCAGAACTATCTGCCTCTTATCAATCGAAAACTGGTCGGAGCGAGAGGATTCGAACCTCC contains:
- a CDS encoding ABC-three component system middle component 6, with the protein product MILPTKNISPDRALLTLAGKVFDGLGSPRTVSGIWDEFRMQQEAHPVSYAFFILAIDLLFMMKLVSITDDGLIRRRVGGQ
- a CDS encoding DUF2326 domain-containing protein, producing the protein MNFRPGLNIILATRTDSGDDGERRSRNGAGKSSAIDLIHFLLGGKPEGALAAPELAEWNFTLELDVGPERIEVTRSVANSKQVSISSPTSGVDRIQNAQWCKRLGQEWFGLGEKRGNGDVSYRQLVTYFARRKRDGGLDSPTRTFRSQSAAVTETSLAHLFGLDAELVRHLHQAKAALKQTKNAQKALAALDSAAAEGAKRADLEAQLEAQIASVKLGRDRLAERIEAFNVLPAFRELERELAKLNHDFRDLSDSDVIDQEAIDVNARTLEAEVFTDAPDIARLFDEARIIFPDLVTDRYEEVRRFHEKLLENRQSHLRNEIAAAQERITNRQPLRERIEERRRNITRSLRASGPADELLRLRDELAGRESELKQLEGRLQEARKLEDRVESLEREVEEAVRALRQDRRERSMIIDTASRTFSEISERLYEKPGQLAISATDTGLRFLPQTPADGSAGVMSMEVFCFDLTLAALAKGRGEGPGFIIHDSHLFEPVDGRQFARALQIAADFSETTGIQYVTLLNSDEIDRAERESGVSFEDYVLETTLSDTSDGGLFGIRFD
- a CDS encoding ABC-three component system protein; translated protein: MDEFDWEWQRLRAESDLKDLEGDAFETRFQLVAKSLWKDDFTPTIPMGRRGDLKCDGFRLSTGTVYQCYGPRYGQANVDDALAKIEEDFRGAKEHWGAQLQEWKFVVNLYRDKLPSELVRKIGQLADELKVPAGPLTRSDILGLLRSLPAEERARLYGRAPRATDMARITYANLGRALTLIRRAIAIDPNEPVPLSADLATKVSFNTLSDATRHFLSIGQTGVMKVEDYLHDQPDPEEPERMAQGFKARYAECRTSGLEPDHIFREMVVFAGGGTGDAERDTAALAIVTRFFETCQIFEIPVVEFAP